A window of Pseudomonas monteilii contains these coding sequences:
- a CDS encoding aspartate-semialdehyde dehydrogenase, translating into MLPPIIPLSAVSVTSQLDPPRQAPAIAPVVAVQPGAGDSTIDLKNQRDPDEQTYLLREEQRQQQGRREREREERYSAVPGDELNADNTVPVAPLTGDSPRQGLLVDIEI; encoded by the coding sequence ATGCTGCCACCCATCATTCCGCTCAGCGCCGTGTCCGTCACGTCCCAGCTCGATCCGCCCAGGCAGGCGCCGGCCATCGCGCCCGTGGTGGCCGTTCAGCCAGGGGCGGGCGACAGCACCATCGACCTGAAGAATCAGCGCGATCCTGATGAGCAGACCTACCTGCTGCGTGAAGAGCAGCGCCAGCAGCAGGGGCGTCGCGAGCGCGAGCGTGAAGAGCGCTACAGCGCCGTGCCAGGTGACGAACTCAATGCCGACAACACCGTACCGGTCGCGCCGCTGACCGGCGACAGCCCGCGGCAGGGCCTGTTGGTGGACATCGAAATCTGA
- a CDS encoding RNA polymerase-binding ATPase, giving the protein MAQQYQPGQRWISDSEAELGLGTVLAQDGRLLTVLYPATGETRQYALRNAPLTRVRFSPGDQITHFEGWKLTVREVEDHEGLLVYHGLDQQNQLRTLPETQLSNFIQFRLASDRLFAGQIDPLPWFSLRYNTLEHTSRQMQSPLWGLGGYRAQPIAHQLHIAREVADRIAPRVLLADEVGLGKTIEAGLVIHRQLLSGRASRVLILVPENLQHQWLVEMRRRFNLQVALFDAERFIESDASNPFEDTQLALVALEWVTEDEKAQDALFAAGWDLMVVDEAHHLVWHEDRVSREYSLVEQLAEVTPGVLLLTATPEQLGQDSHFARLRLLDPNRFHDLQAFRAESAHYRPVAEAVQELLDEGRLSPASQATIHDFLGAEGDALLEAVNGGDSQASARLIRELLDRHGTGRVLFRNTRAAIQGFPERELHAHPLALPEPYQDHPEQVGDGLYPEAAFQAPDATDDARWWRFDPRVDWLVDTLKQLKRTKVLVICAHAETAMDLEDALRLRSGIPASVFHEGMSILERDRAAAYFADEEFGAQVLICSEIGSEGRNFQFAHHLVMFDLPAHPDLLEQRIGRLDRIGQKQVIQLHVPYLLDSPQARLFQWYHLALNAFLATCPTGNALQHQFGERLHALLQGGDDSDWEALIEEARGERERLEAELHSGRDRLLELNSGGAGEGEALVEAILEQDDQFALPIYMETLFDAFGIDSEDHSDNALILRPSEKMLDASFPLGDDEGVTITYDRDQALSREDMQFLTWEHPMVQGGMDLVLSGSMGNTAVALIKNKALKPGTVLLELLYVSEVVAPRNLQLGRYLPPAALRCLLDANGNDLAPRVAFETLNDQLESVPRASANKFIQAQRDVLSKRIAAGEEKVLPRHEARVAEARRRLGDEADEELARLIALKAVNPSVRDSEIQTLGKQRDDGLAMLEKAALRLEAIRILVAG; this is encoded by the coding sequence ATGGCGCAGCAGTATCAACCGGGGCAACGCTGGATCAGCGACAGCGAAGCCGAGCTAGGCCTAGGCACCGTCCTGGCGCAAGACGGTCGCCTGCTGACCGTGCTCTATCCGGCCACCGGCGAGACCCGTCAGTACGCCCTGCGAAACGCACCGCTGACCCGCGTGCGCTTCTCCCCCGGCGACCAGATCACCCACTTCGAAGGCTGGAAACTGACCGTCCGCGAGGTCGAGGACCATGAAGGCCTGCTGGTCTACCACGGCCTGGACCAGCAGAACCAGCTGCGCACCTTGCCAGAGACCCAGCTGTCGAACTTCATCCAGTTCCGCCTGGCCAGCGATCGCCTGTTCGCCGGTCAGATCGACCCGCTGCCCTGGTTCTCGCTGCGCTACAACACCCTCGAGCACACCAGCCGGCAGATGCAGTCTCCGCTGTGGGGCCTGGGCGGCTACCGGGCACAGCCGATCGCCCACCAGTTGCACATCGCCCGTGAAGTGGCCGACCGGATCGCCCCGCGCGTCCTGCTGGCCGACGAAGTCGGTCTGGGCAAGACCATCGAGGCGGGCCTGGTGATCCATCGCCAACTGCTGTCGGGGCGCGCCAGCCGCGTGCTGATCCTGGTGCCGGAGAACCTTCAGCACCAGTGGCTGGTGGAAATGCGCCGACGCTTCAACCTGCAGGTGGCGCTGTTCGACGCCGAACGCTTCATCGAAAGCGACGCCAGCAACCCCTTCGAGGACACCCAGCTGGCGCTGGTGGCACTGGAATGGGTGACCGAGGACGAAAAGGCCCAGGACGCCCTGTTCGCCGCGGGCTGGGACCTGATGGTGGTCGACGAGGCCCACCACCTGGTGTGGCACGAGGACCGTGTCAGCCGTGAGTATTCTCTGGTCGAGCAACTGGCCGAAGTCACGCCTGGCGTGCTGCTGCTGACGGCGACCCCGGAGCAGCTCGGGCAGGACAGCCACTTCGCCCGCTTGCGTCTGCTGGACCCTAACCGCTTCCATGACCTGCAGGCCTTCCGCGCCGAAAGCGCGCATTACCGGCCGGTAGCCGAGGCGGTTCAGGAGCTGCTCGACGAAGGCCGCCTGTCGCCAGCGTCCCAGGCCACCATCCACGACTTCCTCGGCGCCGAGGGCGATGCCCTGCTCGAGGCCGTGAACGGCGGTGACAGCCAGGCCAGCGCACGCCTGATCCGCGAGCTGCTCGATCGCCACGGCACCGGCCGGGTGCTGTTCCGCAACACCCGTGCCGCCATCCAGGGCTTCCCCGAGCGCGAGCTGCACGCCCACCCGCTGGCGCTGCCCGAACCCTACCAGGACCACCCGGAACAGGTGGGCGATGGCCTCTACCCGGAAGCGGCCTTCCAGGCGCCGGATGCCACTGACGATGCGCGCTGGTGGCGGTTCGACCCACGGGTCGACTGGCTGGTCGACACCCTCAAGCAGCTCAAGCGCACCAAGGTGCTGGTGATCTGCGCCCATGCCGAAACCGCCATGGACCTGGAAGACGCGCTGCGCTTGCGCTCCGGTATCCCTGCCAGCGTGTTCCACGAAGGCATGAGCATTCTCGAGCGTGACCGCGCCGCCGCCTACTTCGCCGACGAAGAGTTCGGCGCCCAGGTGCTGATCTGTTCGGAAATCGGCAGCGAGGGGCGCAACTTCCAGTTCGCTCATCACCTGGTGATGTTCGACCTGCCCGCCCACCCTGACCTGCTCGAGCAGCGCATCGGTCGTCTCGACCGGATCGGCCAGAAGCAGGTGATCCAGCTGCACGTGCCTTATCTGCTCGACAGCCCGCAGGCGCGGCTGTTCCAGTGGTATCACCTGGCCCTGAATGCCTTCCTGGCCACCTGCCCGACCGGCAATGCCCTGCAGCATCAGTTCGGCGAGCGCCTGCACGCGCTGCTGCAAGGCGGCGACGACAGCGACTGGGAAGCGCTGATCGAAGAGGCCCGGGGTGAGCGTGAGCGGCTCGAAGCCGAGCTGCACAGTGGCCGTGACCGTCTGCTGGAGCTCAACTCCGGTGGCGCGGGCGAAGGCGAAGCCCTGGTCGAGGCGATCCTCGAACAGGACGACCAGTTCGCCCTGCCGATCTACATGGAAACCCTGTTCGATGCGTTCGGCATCGACAGCGAGGACCATTCCGACAACGCGCTGATCCTGCGCCCCAGCGAAAAGATGCTCGACGCCAGCTTCCCCCTGGGCGACGACGAAGGCGTGACCATCACCTACGACCGTGACCAGGCGCTGTCGCGCGAGGACATGCAGTTCCTCACCTGGGAACACCCCATGGTGCAGGGCGGCATGGACCTGGTGCTGTCCGGCTCCATGGGCAACACGGCCGTGGCGCTGATCAAGAACAAGGCACTCAAGCCCGGCACCGTCCTGCTCGAACTGCTGTACGTCAGCGAGGTGGTCGCGCCCCGCAACCTGCAACTGGGCCGTTACCTGCCTCCTGCCGCGCTGCGCTGCCTGCTCGATGCCAACGGCAACGACCTGGCGCCGCGGGTGGCCTTCGAGACGCTCAACGATCAGCTCGAAAGCGTGCCCCGGGCCAGCGCCAACAAGTTCATCCAGGCCCAGCGCGACGTGCTGTCCAAGCGCATCGCCGCCGGTGAGGAGAAGGTGCTGCCGCGTCACGAGGCGCGCGTCGCCGAAGCGCGCCGTCGCCTGGGCGACGAGGCCGACGAAGAGCTGGCACGCCTGATCGCCTTGAAGGCCGTGAACCCGAGCGTGCGTGACAGCGAGATCCAGACGCTGGGCAAGCAGCGTGACGATGGCCTGGCCATGCTGGAGAAGGCTGCACTGCGCCTGGAGGCGATTCGCATCCTGGTGGCAGGCTAG
- a CDS encoding leucine ABC transporter subunit substrate-binding protein LivK (with LivFGHM is involved in the high affinity leucine transport) gives MIKISKLFAAMVLAGVASHSMAADTIKIGIAGPKTGPVTQYGDMQFIGAKQAIKDINAKGGVDGKMLEAKEYDDACDPKQAVAVANKVVNDGVKFVIGHLCSSSTQPASDIYEDEGVIMITPAATSPDITSRGYKLVFRTIGLDSAQGPAAGNYIADHVKPKVVAVLHDKQQYGEGIATAVKQTLESKNIKVAVFEGLNAGDKDFSSIIQKLKQNNVDFVYYGGYHPELGLILRQAKEKGLNAKFMGPEGVGNDSISQIAQNASEGLLVTLPKSFDADPENQAIVEAIKADGKDPSGPFVFPSYSAVELIAQGIKAAGNEEPEDVAAALHKGSFKTPTGTLSFDDKGDLKDFKFVVYEWHFGKPKTEVSPQ, from the coding sequence ATGATCAAGATTTCCAAGCTGTTCGCTGCAATGGTATTGGCCGGTGTCGCGAGCCATTCGATGGCCGCCGACACCATCAAGATCGGCATCGCCGGCCCCAAGACCGGCCCGGTCACGCAGTACGGCGACATGCAGTTCATCGGCGCCAAGCAGGCCATCAAGGACATCAACGCCAAGGGCGGCGTCGATGGCAAGATGCTCGAGGCCAAGGAATACGATGATGCCTGCGATCCCAAGCAGGCCGTGGCAGTCGCCAACAAGGTGGTCAACGACGGCGTCAAGTTCGTGATCGGCCACCTGTGCTCCAGCTCCACTCAACCGGCCTCGGACATCTACGAGGACGAAGGCGTGATCATGATCACCCCTGCGGCCACCAGCCCGGACATCACCTCGCGTGGCTACAAGCTGGTGTTCCGCACCATCGGTCTGGACAGCGCCCAGGGTCCGGCTGCCGGCAACTACATCGCCGACCACGTCAAGCCCAAGGTGGTCGCGGTCCTGCACGACAAGCAGCAGTACGGTGAAGGCATCGCCACCGCCGTCAAGCAGACCCTCGAAAGCAAGAACATCAAGGTGGCGGTCTTCGAAGGCCTCAACGCGGGTGACAAGGACTTCTCCTCGATCATCCAGAAGCTCAAGCAGAACAACGTCGACTTCGTCTACTACGGCGGCTACCACCCCGAGCTGGGCCTGATCCTGCGCCAAGCCAAGGAAAAAGGCCTGAACGCCAAGTTCATGGGCCCCGAGGGCGTGGGCAACGACTCGATCTCGCAGATCGCCCAGAACGCCTCCGAGGGCTTGCTGGTCACCCTGCCCAAGTCCTTCGATGCCGATCCTGAGAACCAGGCCATCGTCGAGGCGATCAAGGCTGACGGCAAGGATCCGAGCGGTCCATTCGTCTTCCCCTCCTACTCGGCCGTGGAGCTGATCGCCCAGGGCATCAAGGCGGCTGGGAACGAGGAGCCGGAAGACGTGGCGGCGGCCCTGCACAAGGGTAGCTTCAAGACCCCGACCGGTACCCTGTCGTTCGACGACAAGGGCGACCTCAAGGACTTCAAGTTCGTGGTCTACGAGTGGCACTTCGGCAAGCCCAAGACCGAAGTTTCGCCCCAGTGA
- a CDS encoding branched-chain amino acid transporter permease subunit LivH (LivHMGF is the membrane component of the LIV-I/LS branched-chain amino acid transporter), translated as MPEIYHFFQQLINGLTIGSTYALIAIGYTMVYGIIGMINFAHGEVYMIGSYVAFIALAGLAMMGIDSLPILMTVAFVATIFVTSAYGYSIERVAYRPLRNSNRLIPLISAIGMSIFLQNTVLLSQDSKDKSIPNLIPGSFSFGPGGAEEVLVSYMQILVFVVTLVSMVGLTLFISRSRLGRACRACAEDIKMANLLGINTNNIIALTFVIGAALAAVAAVLLSMQYGVINPNAGFLVGLKAFTAAVLGGIGSIPGAMLGGLVLGVAEAFGADIFGDQYKDVVAFGLLVLVLLFRPTGILGRPEVEKV; from the coding sequence ATGCCCGAGATCTACCACTTCTTCCAACAGCTGATCAATGGCCTGACCATTGGCAGCACCTATGCCTTGATAGCCATTGGCTACACGATGGTGTACGGCATCATTGGAATGATCAACTTCGCCCACGGCGAGGTGTACATGATCGGTTCCTACGTGGCCTTCATCGCCCTGGCGGGGCTGGCCATGATGGGCATCGATTCGTTGCCGATCCTGATGACCGTGGCCTTCGTCGCCACCATCTTCGTCACCAGCGCCTACGGCTACAGCATCGAACGGGTCGCCTACCGGCCGCTGCGCAACAGCAACCGGCTGATCCCGCTGATTTCCGCGATCGGCATGTCGATCTTCCTGCAGAACACCGTGCTGCTGTCGCAGGACTCCAAGGACAAGTCGATCCCCAACCTGATCCCCGGGAGCTTCTCCTTCGGCCCAGGCGGGGCCGAGGAAGTCCTGGTGTCGTACATGCAGATCCTGGTGTTCGTCGTCACCCTGGTGTCGATGGTCGGCCTGACCCTGTTCATCTCGCGCTCGCGCCTGGGTCGTGCCTGCCGTGCCTGCGCCGAAGACATCAAGATGGCCAACCTGCTGGGCATCAACACCAACAACATCATCGCCCTGACCTTCGTCATCGGTGCCGCGCTGGCGGCAGTGGCAGCCGTGCTGCTGAGCATGCAGTACGGTGTGATCAACCCCAACGCCGGCTTCCTGGTGGGCCTGAAGGCTTTCACCGCCGCGGTGCTCGGCGGCATCGGCAGCATTCCGGGCGCCATGCTCGGTGGGCTGGTGCTGGGCGTCGCCGAAGCCTTCGGTGCCGACATCTTCGGCGACCAGTACAAGGATGTGGTGGCGTTCGGGCTTCTGGTCCTGGTCCTGCTGTTCCGGCCGACTGGCATTCTGGGCCGTCCGGAGGTTGAAAAAGTATGA
- the livM gene encoding branched-chain amino acid ABC transporter permease (Part of the ABC transporter complex LivFGHMJ and LivFGHMK involved in the high-affinity transport of branched-chain amino acids; LivFGHMK is specific for the transport of leucine, while LivFGHMJ is a transporter for leucine, isoleucine, and valine), whose product MNRNLKPAFFSALLVWAVAFPVLGLKLSIDGINLIVHSQGPFTLTVIAVCSVLMFLRVLFDKQWSAVMRSRSDRKLISPAVSNFLTLPRTQRWIILGLIVVALVWPFFGSRGAVDIATLILIYVMLGLGLNIVVGLAGLLDLGYVGFYAVGAYSYALLSHYYGLSFWVCLPIAGLMAATFGFLLGFPVLRLRGDYLAIVTLGFGEIIRLFLRNLTDLTGGPNGISNIEKPTFFGLSFERRAAEGMQTFHEFFGLPYNSINKVIFLYLVALLLALLALFVINRLLRMPIGRAWEALREDEIACRALGLNPTVIKLSAFTLGASFAGFAGSFFAARQGLVTPESFTFIESAIILAIVVLGGMGSQLGVILAAIVMILLPELMREFSEYRMLMFGALMVLMMIWRPQGLLPMQRPHLELRR is encoded by the coding sequence ATGAATCGAAATCTCAAACCGGCGTTCTTCAGCGCCCTGCTGGTCTGGGCCGTGGCCTTCCCGGTGCTCGGCCTGAAACTCAGCATCGACGGCATCAATCTCATCGTGCACAGCCAGGGGCCCTTCACCCTGACGGTGATCGCGGTCTGCTCGGTGCTGATGTTCCTGCGCGTGCTGTTCGACAAGCAGTGGAGCGCCGTGATGCGCAGCCGCTCGGACCGCAAGCTGATCTCCCCGGCCGTCAGCAACTTCCTGACTCTGCCGCGCACCCAGCGCTGGATCATCCTCGGGCTGATCGTGGTGGCGCTGGTCTGGCCGTTCTTCGGCTCGCGCGGCGCAGTGGACATCGCCACGCTGATCCTGATCTACGTGATGCTGGGCCTGGGCCTGAACATCGTGGTCGGTCTGGCGGGCCTGCTCGACCTGGGCTACGTGGGCTTCTACGCGGTCGGCGCCTACAGCTACGCGCTGCTGTCGCACTACTACGGCCTGAGCTTCTGGGTCTGCCTGCCGATCGCCGGGCTGATGGCCGCGACCTTCGGCTTCCTGTTGGGCTTCCCGGTGCTGCGCCTGCGTGGCGACTACCTGGCCATCGTCACCCTGGGCTTCGGCGAGATCATCCGGCTGTTCCTGCGCAACCTCACCGACCTCACCGGTGGCCCCAACGGCATCAGCAACATCGAGAAGCCCACGTTCTTCGGCCTGAGCTTCGAGCGCCGCGCGGCCGAGGGCATGCAGACGTTCCACGAGTTCTTCGGCTTGCCCTACAACTCGATCAACAAGGTGATCTTCCTCTACCTGGTGGCCCTGCTGCTGGCGCTGCTCGCGCTGTTCGTGATCAACCGGCTGCTGCGCATGCCGATCGGCCGCGCCTGGGAAGCCCTGCGCGAGGATGAGATCGCCTGCCGTGCGCTCGGCCTGAACCCCACCGTGATCAAGCTCTCGGCCTTCACCCTCGGGGCCAGTTTCGCCGGCTTCGCCGGCAGCTTCTTCGCGGCGCGGCAAGGCCTGGTGACGCCTGAATCGTTCACCTTCATCGAGTCGGCCATCATCCTGGCGATCGTGGTGCTCGGCGGCATGGGCTCGCAGCTGGGCGTGATCCTGGCCGCGATCGTCATGATCCTGCTGCCGGAGCTGATGCGTGAATTCAGCGAATACCGGATGCTCATGTTCGGTGCGCTGATGGTGTTGATGATGATCTGGCGTCCGCAAGGCCTGCTGCCGATGCAACGCCCCCACCTGGAGCTGCGCCGATGA
- the livG gene encoding ABC transporter ATP-binding protein (Part of the ABC transporter complexes LivFGHMJ and LivFGHMK involved in the high-affinity transport of branched-chain amino acids; LivFGHMK is specific for the transport of leucine, while LivFGHMJ is a transporter for leucine, isoleucine, and valine), whose product MSRDILQVSDLSMRFGGLLAVNGVGLTVKERQVVALIGPNGAGKTTVFNCLTGFYKPSGGTILLDGQPIQGLAGHQIARKGVVRTFQNVRLFKEMTALENLLIAQHRHLNTNFLAGLFKTPAFRRSEQEAMERAQYWLERVNLTEFANRTAGTLAYGQQRRLEIARCMMTRPRIIMLDEPAAGLNPKETEDLKALIGYLREEHAVTVLLIEHDMKLVMSISDHIVVINQGTPLADGTPDAIRGNPEVIKAYLGEA is encoded by the coding sequence ATGAGCCGTGACATTCTGCAAGTCAGCGACCTGAGCATGCGCTTCGGCGGCCTGCTGGCGGTCAACGGCGTCGGCCTGACCGTCAAGGAGCGTCAGGTCGTGGCACTGATCGGTCCCAATGGGGCCGGCAAGACCACCGTCTTCAACTGCCTGACCGGTTTCTACAAGCCCAGTGGCGGCACCATCCTGCTCGATGGCCAGCCGATCCAGGGGCTGGCCGGGCACCAGATCGCCCGCAAGGGCGTGGTGCGTACCTTCCAGAACGTGCGCCTGTTCAAGGAAATGACCGCGCTGGAGAACCTGCTGATCGCCCAGCACCGCCACCTGAACACCAACTTCCTGGCAGGCCTGTTCAAGACGCCGGCATTCCGCCGCAGCGAGCAGGAAGCCATGGAGCGGGCGCAGTACTGGCTGGAGCGGGTCAACCTGACCGAGTTCGCCAACCGCACGGCAGGCACCCTGGCCTATGGGCAGCAACGTCGCCTGGAAATCGCCCGCTGCATGATGACCCGTCCGCGGATCATCATGCTCGACGAGCCAGCGGCCGGTCTCAACCCCAAGGAAACCGAAGACCTCAAGGCCCTGATCGGCTACCTGCGCGAGGAGCATGCGGTCACGGTGCTACTGATCGAGCACGACATGAAACTGGTGATGAGCATTTCCGACCACATCGTGGTCATCAACCAGGGCACGCCCCTGGCCGACGGCACGCCCGATGCGATTCGCGGCAACCCCGAGGTGATCAAGGCCTACCTGGGGGAAGCGTGA
- a CDS encoding ABC transporter ATP-binding protein produces MLTFENVSTFYGKIQALHSVNVEIKQGEIVTLIGANGAGKSTLLMTLCGSPQAHAGSIRYLGEELVGQPSSHIMRKSIAVVPEGRRVFSRLTVEENLAMGGFFTDKGDYQAQLDKVLHLFPRLKERYAQRGGTMSGGEQQMLAIGRALMSKPKLLLLDEPSLGLAPIIIQQIFDIIEQLRQDGVTVFLVEQNANQALKIADRAYVLENGHVVMQGSGEALLTDPKVREAYLGG; encoded by the coding sequence ATGCTGACATTCGAGAACGTATCCACCTTCTACGGCAAGATCCAGGCGCTGCACAGCGTCAACGTGGAGATCAAGCAAGGCGAGATCGTCACCTTGATCGGTGCCAACGGCGCGGGCAAATCCACGCTGCTGATGACCTTGTGCGGATCACCTCAGGCACACGCTGGCAGCATCCGCTACCTGGGCGAAGAGCTGGTGGGCCAGCCCTCGTCGCACATCATGCGCAAGAGCATCGCGGTGGTGCCCGAAGGTCGCCGCGTGTTTTCGCGGCTGACGGTGGAGGAGAACCTGGCCATGGGCGGGTTCTTCACCGACAAGGGCGACTACCAGGCGCAGCTGGACAAGGTGCTGCACCTGTTCCCGCGCCTGAAGGAGCGCTATGCCCAGCGCGGCGGCACCATGTCCGGGGGCGAGCAGCAGATGCTGGCGATCGGCCGTGCCTTGATGAGCAAGCCGAAGCTGCTGCTGCTCGATGAACCGTCGCTGGGGCTGGCGCCGATCATCATCCAGCAGATCTTCGACATCATCGAGCAGCTGCGCCAGGATGGCGTGACGGTGTTCCTGGTGGAGCAGAACGCCAACCAGGCGCTGAAGATCGCCGACCGGGCTTATGTGCTGGAAAACGGCCATGTGGTGATGCAAGGGTCCGGGGAAGCGTTGCTGACCGATCCGAAGGTACGGGAGGCGTACCTGGGGGGGTGA
- a CDS encoding pyridoxine 5'-phosphate oxidase, which yields MTQTLADMRRDYTRDGLAEAQAPDEPFALFHQWFDDAVQTEQAPVEANAMTLATVDADGRPHCRVLLLKGLDARGFTFFSNYDSAKGEQLRSNPFAAITFFWPALERQVRIEGRVEKVTAQESDAYYQVRPLGSRLGAWASPQSRVISGREELEGLVQATQTRFKDTAPHCPEHWGGYRLVPDRVEFWQGRPSRLHDRLNYRAVEGQWQRERLAP from the coding sequence ATGACCCAGACCCTGGCTGATATGCGGCGTGACTACACCCGCGATGGCCTGGCCGAAGCACAGGCGCCGGACGAACCGTTCGCGCTGTTTCACCAGTGGTTCGACGACGCCGTGCAGACCGAGCAGGCGCCTGTCGAGGCCAATGCCATGACCCTCGCCACCGTCGATGCCGACGGTCGGCCGCACTGCCGGGTCTTGTTGCTCAAGGGGCTGGACGCGCGAGGGTTCACCTTCTTCAGCAACTACGACAGTGCCAAGGGCGAGCAGCTGCGCAGCAACCCGTTCGCTGCCATCACCTTCTTCTGGCCGGCGCTGGAGCGTCAGGTGCGGATCGAGGGCCGCGTGGAGAAGGTCACGGCGCAAGAGTCCGACGCCTACTACCAGGTGCGCCCCCTGGGCAGCCGCCTGGGGGCATGGGCATCGCCGCAGAGTCGGGTGATCTCGGGTCGTGAGGAACTGGAGGGCCTGGTGCAGGCCACGCAGACACGCTTCAAGGACACGGCGCCGCACTGCCCCGAGCATTGGGGCGGCTACCGTCTGGTGCCGGATCGCGTTGAGTTCTGGCAAGGCCGCCCCAGCCGCCTGCACGACCGCCTGAACTACCGTGCGGTGGAAGGGCAATGGCAACGTGAGCGCCTCGCGCCCTGA
- a CDS encoding flagellar motor protein MotB, which yields MSSQKTLALALCLAMTGCAQHAQDGSAQTSRHWWPFGSDQVADQEVKDAVTEKVAKADAKSESGSRWWWPFGGEDKQTAQAQPVVPKIDQKATQAWLDDYEPKLREAVKGTNLQVERRDDLLAVTLPVDGNYNPDRPNMLLPVTLGPITRVAKAVESDPKTAVLVLGHADSTGAAAANQKLSLERAASVSAIFRLSGLQRDRLILKGMGSVMPRAANDSAEGRALNRRVEMLLTPQNTMVALLAKYQQATPVVAPAAMVATQDAKAPVVKAAASKPTAKAAAKPAAKKTVAKAKAKPVAKKAAAKPAAKKAAVDKKVAANKTN from the coding sequence ATGTCTTCACAAAAAACCTTAGCACTTGCCCTGTGCCTAGCCATGACCGGCTGCGCTCAGCACGCTCAAGACGGCTCTGCCCAGACCAGCCGTCACTGGTGGCCGTTTGGCTCCGACCAGGTGGCTGACCAGGAGGTCAAGGACGCGGTGACCGAAAAAGTCGCCAAGGCTGATGCCAAGTCCGAGAGCGGCAGCCGCTGGTGGTGGCCGTTCGGCGGTGAAGACAAGCAGACCGCCCAGGCTCAGCCAGTGGTGCCGAAGATCGACCAGAAGGCCACCCAGGCCTGGCTGGACGACTACGAGCCGAAATTGCGTGAGGCGGTAAAAGGCACCAACCTGCAGGTCGAGCGTCGCGACGACCTGCTGGCCGTGACCCTGCCGGTCGATGGCAACTACAACCCGGACCGTCCGAACATGCTGCTGCCTGTCACGCTGGGTCCGATCACCCGCGTGGCCAAGGCCGTGGAAAGCGACCCGAAGACCGCCGTCCTGGTCCTGGGCCATGCCGACAGCACGGGCGCCGCGGCGGCCAACCAGAAGCTCAGCCTGGAGCGTGCGGCTTCGGTCTCGGCGATTTTCCGTCTCAGCGGCCTGCAGCGTGACCGCCTGATCCTCAAGGGCATGGGGTCGGTAATGCCGCGTGCGGCCAACGACAGCGCCGAAGGCCGTGCCCTGAACCGCCGCGTCGAAATGCTGCTGACGCCGCAGAACACCATGGTCGCCCTGCTCGCCAAGTACCAGCAGGCGACCCCGGTGGTCGCGCCTGCGGCCATGGTCGCCACCCAGGATGCCAAGGCGCCTGTGGTCAAGGCAGCGGCCAGCAAGCCGACGGCCAAGGCCGCTGCCAAGCCAGCCGCCAAGAAAACCGTGGCCAAGGCCAAGGCCAAGCCGGTGGCGAAGAAAGCCGCAGCCAAGCCTGCCGCCAAGAAGGCCGCCGTGGACAAGAAGGTTGCGGCCAACAAGACCAACTGA